From a single Intestinibaculum porci genomic region:
- a CDS encoding HAD family hydrolase, protein MSILFFDIDGTIFDGDPQGIRPNVIKAIHEIQQKGHICMICSGRPYSFIADNVKAIGFDGYVLANGAQVLYHDHNIVTHTFDQKKVKAFAADFDAHDYEYIIATSKQAYLKKSYVWMEEFYKTCNIETEKFIRDFQEEDYLNDVVKMELRFKSQKAIPHITKLTEGYDFLYEDGGMGLGEISCQGVDKGKGILETLKALNIPLSESYCFGDGANDLEMFKTVAHPIAMGNAIPAIKDLAEQICDTVANDGVASKLRELF, encoded by the coding sequence ATGAGTATTCTATTTTTTGATATTGATGGCACCATCTTTGATGGCGATCCCCAGGGTATTAGACCCAATGTCATCAAAGCTATTCATGAAATCCAACAAAAGGGACATATTTGTATGATCTGCAGCGGCCGTCCTTATAGCTTTATTGCAGATAATGTCAAAGCCATTGGCTTTGATGGTTATGTTTTGGCTAATGGGGCTCAGGTTCTTTATCATGATCATAATATTGTCACGCATACTTTTGATCAAAAGAAAGTCAAAGCGTTTGCAGCAGACTTTGATGCGCATGATTATGAATATATTATTGCCACATCCAAGCAGGCATATTTGAAAAAATCATATGTCTGGATGGAAGAATTCTACAAGACTTGTAATATTGAAACGGAAAAGTTTATTCGTGATTTTCAGGAAGAAGATTATCTCAATGATGTGGTGAAAATGGAATTACGATTTAAAAGCCAGAAAGCGATCCCGCATATCACTAAACTTACTGAAGGCTATGATTTTCTCTATGAAGATGGCGGCATGGGCTTAGGGGAAATCAGCTGCCAAGGCGTTGATAAGGGAAAAGGTATTTTAGAAACGTTAAAGGCGTTAAATATTCCTTTAAGTGAGTCTTACTGTTTTGGTGATGGGGCCAATGATCTGGAAATGTTTAAAACGGTTGCTCATCCGATTGCGATGGGCAATGCCATTCCAGCGATCAAAGACTTAGCAGAACAGATTTGTGATACGGTCGCCAATGATGGGGTTGCCAGTAAATTAAGAGAGTTATTTTAA
- a CDS encoding PadR family transcriptional regulator: MRTLKFAVLGILSLKPMNEEEIGQTISQDIGCFWSTKHIQVIPEINRLTKEGLITKNPDGYNITHKGSAELDQWLVKDQALDNTAKDIFSLRMYFSHRMDDERICELLQSQKIQHEAKQKFLQVILRQKYKSGHPSHEERGYYLLLKGSIEREDFYVNWLNECLDYIQEESKGQD, from the coding sequence ATGCGTACACTAAAATTTGCCGTTTTAGGCATTCTAAGTCTTAAACCTATGAATGAAGAAGAAATTGGTCAAACCATCTCACAGGATATTGGCTGTTTCTGGTCTACAAAGCATATTCAGGTCATTCCTGAAATCAATCGTTTAACCAAAGAAGGACTGATCACCAAAAATCCAGATGGCTATAACATTACTCATAAAGGCAGTGCAGAACTAGATCAATGGCTCGTCAAGGATCAAGCCTTGGATAATACTGCCAAAGATATCTTCTCACTACGAATGTACTTTAGTCATCGCATGGATGATGAAAGAATCTGTGAGCTTTTGCAGAGTCAGAAGATCCAGCATGAAGCAAAGCAGAAGTTCTTGCAGGTTATTCTTCGTCAAAAATATAAATCAGGTCATCCCTCTCATGAAGAGCGAGGTTATTATCTCCTTCTCAAAGGCTCTATAGAGCGAGAAGATTTCTATGTGAACTGGTTAAATGAATGTTTAGACTATATTCAAGAAGAATCGAAAGGTCAGGATTAA
- a CDS encoding DUF1146 domain-containing protein, translating to MIYKAVNITVYIVSVMLSMYGLSCFHFDRFIRKGHMREFYVFYLVASVGLAYLFASFILNFGTWSFY from the coding sequence ATGATTTATAAAGCCGTCAATATTACTGTATATATTGTCTCAGTGATGCTATCAATGTATGGATTATCATGTTTTCATTTTGATCGATTTATTCGTAAAGGTCATATGCGGGAGTTTTATGTTTTTTATTTAGTAGCCTCAGTGGGCTTAGCTTATTTGTTTGCATCATTCATTTTAAACTTCGGAACATGGTCATTTTATTAA
- the mreB gene encoding rod shape-determining protein has product MSLSKEIGIDLGTANILIYLKGTGIVVNEPSVVTINTETNKPVAVGEEAREMLGKTPGRLKAIRPLKDGVIADFQITEILITHFINKLNLKGLFSRPVILICCPSNITSIEKSAIQDVALRCGAKRVYIEEEPKVAAIGAGLDISKPSGNMVVDIGGGTTDVAVLSLGDIVTSQSLKIAGNRMDSEIVKYVKDKYKLLIGDSTAEHVKMQIGCAFDGDPDNKVDCRGRDIVTGLPKTIQISEAEVEEALHEVCAAILASAKQVLEQTPPELSADIVNKGVFLTGGGALLHNLDKFMEQGLKVPVFVADHPLNCVAEGCGVMLENTEYLQ; this is encoded by the coding sequence ATGAGTTTATCAAAAGAAATTGGCATCGATCTGGGCACTGCCAATATCCTGATCTATTTAAAGGGGACAGGGATCGTTGTCAACGAACCTAGTGTTGTCACCATTAATACCGAAACGAATAAACCAGTTGCTGTTGGTGAAGAAGCCCGTGAAATGTTAGGGAAAACCCCTGGTCGTCTAAAGGCGATTCGACCCTTGAAAGATGGTGTGATCGCTGACTTTCAGATCACTGAAATATTGATAACTCACTTTATTAATAAATTAAATTTAAAAGGTCTATTCTCACGACCAGTCATCCTGATTTGCTGCCCAAGCAATATTACGTCCATTGAAAAAAGTGCCATTCAGGATGTGGCATTACGCTGTGGGGCAAAGCGTGTTTACATTGAAGAAGAACCTAAAGTGGCAGCCATTGGCGCCGGCTTAGATATTTCTAAACCTTCCGGCAATATGGTTGTCGATATTGGTGGGGGAACCACTGATGTAGCGGTCTTATCATTAGGAGATATCGTGACCTCGCAGTCATTAAAAATAGCGGGTAACCGGATGGACAGTGAAATCGTCAAATACGTGAAAGATAAATATAAACTCCTCATTGGGGATTCAACAGCTGAACATGTAAAGATGCAGATTGGCTGTGCATTTGATGGTGATCCTGATAACAAGGTTGACTGTCGCGGTCGTGATATCGTGACCGGTTTGCCTAAGACAATTCAGATTTCTGAAGCGGAAGTGGAAGAAGCTTTACATGAAGTTTGTGCCGCGATTCTTGCTAGCGCTAAACAGGTGTTAGAGCAGACACCACCAGAATTATCAGCGGATATCGTTAATAAAGGGGTCTTCTTAACTGGCGGCGGTGCTCTTCTCCATAACTTAGATAAGTTCATGGAACAAGGTTTAAAAGTCCCTGTCTTTGTTGCTGATCATCCACTTAACTGCGTCGCTGAAGGCTGCGGTGTCATGTTAGAAAATACCGAATACTTACAGTAA
- a CDS encoding GNAT family N-acetyltransferase, which yields MNIRKAEMKDIKGIVRLIDQAKAYFKENGIDQWQDGYPNEDVIRNDISLGHSYVLIDQDQIIGTFYYAIQEESSYQDIRNGSWHTSSPYAVVHRIVVDNTIKGHGYAKAMMDYACHQTLQQGLSSIRIDTHKDNLSMQRFLQKNGFQYCGDITLQSGAPRIAFDKIL from the coding sequence ATGAATATCAGAAAAGCAGAAATGAAAGATATCAAGGGTATTGTTCGCCTGATCGATCAGGCCAAAGCTTATTTCAAAGAAAATGGTATTGATCAGTGGCAGGACGGCTATCCTAACGAAGATGTCATCCGCAATGATATCAGCTTAGGTCATAGTTATGTCTTAATCGATCAAGATCAGATTATTGGTACTTTCTATTATGCAATTCAGGAAGAATCAAGCTATCAGGACATCCGCAATGGTTCATGGCACACTTCTTCCCCTTATGCAGTCGTTCATCGCATTGTCGTGGACAATACGATCAAAGGTCATGGCTACGCCAAAGCTATGATGGATTATGCCTGCCATCAAACATTACAGCAGGGACTTTCTAGCATCCGTATCGATACTCATAAGGATAATCTTTCCATGCAGCGTTTCCTTCAGAAAAACGGTTTCCAATACTGTGGGGACATCACCTTACAAAGCGGTGCGCCAAGAATTGCTTTCGATAAGATTTTATAG
- a CDS encoding DUF871 domain-containing protein — protein sequence MHELGISVYPEKENLEETYHYMALAAHYGYTRIFTCLLSVDESKEKIMKDFKAFMDKAHELGFKVAVDTNQRVFKHLGANYDDLSPFKEMGVDIIRLDESFGFDGDVTITHNPEHIMIEFNASMNPGVDVLIKGGANVNQMTVCHNFFPERYSGLDWQFFNQMNTFWKSLNLHTAAFVSSQEKDTHGPWNVFCGLPTCEDMRNLPIDLQGRYYFATGLVDDVIIGNAFASEEELKALASIARDQVTLKMDEEKTITDIEKAIVYDYTPHWTRFDASSYFLRSSMVRLLYKDQSIPYVPYEKDHFSKGDVLIVNDNLAHYRGELEIALRDIPNDGERNCVGHIKEEELGLLDYIHPGYHFKILKEQ from the coding sequence ATGCATGAATTAGGAATTTCTGTCTACCCAGAGAAAGAAAATTTAGAAGAAACTTACCACTATATGGCATTAGCTGCTCACTACGGCTATACCCGTATCTTTACCTGCCTGTTATCCGTTGATGAATCCAAAGAAAAGATTATGAAAGACTTTAAAGCATTCATGGACAAAGCTCATGAACTCGGCTTCAAAGTTGCGGTTGATACCAACCAGCGCGTCTTTAAACATTTAGGAGCTAATTATGATGATCTCTCGCCATTTAAAGAAATGGGCGTCGATATCATTCGCCTGGATGAATCTTTTGGTTTTGATGGTGATGTCACTATCACTCATAACCCAGAGCATATTATGATTGAATTCAATGCCTCCATGAATCCTGGTGTCGATGTCCTTATTAAAGGCGGTGCCAATGTCAATCAGATGACTGTCTGTCATAACTTCTTTCCGGAACGTTATTCCGGTTTAGACTGGCAGTTCTTTAATCAGATGAATACCTTCTGGAAGTCATTAAACTTACATACGGCTGCCTTTGTCTCTAGTCAGGAGAAAGATACCCATGGCCCTTGGAATGTCTTCTGCGGTCTGCCAACCTGTGAAGATATGCGTAATTTGCCGATTGATTTACAGGGGCGCTATTATTTTGCGACCGGTTTAGTGGACGATGTCATTATTGGCAATGCCTTTGCGAGTGAAGAAGAATTAAAAGCTTTAGCTTCCATTGCACGCGATCAAGTCACGTTAAAGATGGATGAAGAGAAGACGATCACTGATATTGAAAAAGCAATTGTCTATGATTATACCCCTCACTGGACCCGCTTTGATGCTTCTAGCTACTTCTTAAGAAGTTCGATGGTTCGCCTGCTCTATAAGGATCAGTCCATTCCTTATGTGCCTTATGAGAAAGATCATTTCTCGAAAGGCGATGTCCTTATTGTCAATGATAACCTAGCCCACTACCGCGGGGAATTGGAAATAGCTTTACGTGATATTCCCAATGATGGCGAACGCAACTGTGTTGGTCATATCAAAGAAGAAGAACTTGGCTTATTAGACTATATTCATCCAGGTTATCATTTCAAAATCTTAAAAGAACAGTAA